Proteins found in one Corynebacterium canis genomic segment:
- a CDS encoding NADP-dependent oxidoreductase, with translation MVETMRQVQLHNWGSPDALTIAEATVPEPTPGKLLIKTSSIGINPVDWKTRAGNGIAGLLPKSRPIVLGWNVAGTVVTTGPDATGFSVGDEVYGLIGFPELGSAYAEYVCVRATDVAHAPATMPIEDAGAVPLVALTAWQALHDIAKVKKGDRVLIHAGAGGVGHVAIQLAAHAGAKVYATASPRNHAILSDLGAIPLDYTEDNYGLDLPAFDVVLDTIGGQTFNHSLDLVAPSGIIVSVPDPSNLHEAHARGIRAEWVFVHPDCHQLRKITELIDASNLRINIDRRYTLDEIAAAHAYGEEGHVRGKLVVTL, from the coding sequence ATGGTTGAAACCATGCGCCAAGTCCAGCTCCACAACTGGGGCAGCCCCGACGCACTCACAATCGCCGAAGCCACTGTTCCGGAGCCGACCCCCGGAAAACTGCTGATCAAGACCTCATCGATCGGCATCAATCCCGTCGACTGGAAAACTCGTGCTGGCAATGGCATCGCTGGCCTTCTTCCGAAGTCCCGTCCGATCGTCCTTGGCTGGAATGTCGCAGGAACCGTAGTCACCACCGGTCCCGATGCCACTGGCTTCAGCGTTGGCGACGAAGTGTATGGGCTCATCGGCTTCCCAGAGCTGGGCAGCGCATACGCAGAATATGTTTGCGTAAGGGCCACCGACGTTGCCCACGCGCCCGCCACAATGCCAATCGAAGACGCTGGCGCAGTCCCTCTTGTAGCGCTCACCGCCTGGCAGGCACTGCATGACATCGCCAAAGTCAAAAAGGGCGATCGAGTCCTGATTCATGCTGGCGCCGGTGGCGTCGGCCATGTCGCCATCCAACTGGCGGCGCACGCTGGCGCAAAAGTCTACGCCACTGCCTCACCTCGGAATCACGCCATCCTCTCTGATCTCGGCGCAATCCCTCTGGACTACACCGAGGACAACTACGGACTTGACCTGCCGGCCTTCGATGTCGTCCTCGACACGATTGGTGGCCAGACCTTTAATCATTCCCTCGACCTAGTGGCACCGTCGGGGATCATCGTGTCCGTTCCCGACCCCTCTAACCTCCATGAGGCCCACGCCCGCGGAATTCGAGCTGAATGGGTATTCGTCCACCCCGATTGCCATCAACTCCGAAAGATCACCGAACTCATCGACGCATCAAACCTGCGAATCAACATCGACCGACGCTACACCCTCGATGAAATCGCAGCGGCACACGCCTACGGCGAAGAAGGCCACGTCCGAGGAAAGCTTGTTGTCACTCTATAG
- a CDS encoding winged helix-turn-helix transcriptional regulator — METKACGRGDVYSNQCPCRSILDRIADKWTPLIIGRLDEGPHRFNQLKRSIPGVSQKMLTQTLRALERDGIVDREVFATVPVTVVYSLTDLGRTLSEPLQLVRECVESHRDAVVSARMAFDEKLAEQ; from the coding sequence ATGGAAACTAAGGCATGTGGTCGTGGAGATGTGTATTCGAATCAGTGCCCGTGCAGGAGCATTCTTGACCGGATTGCGGACAAGTGGACGCCGTTGATTATCGGGCGGCTTGATGAGGGGCCGCACCGGTTTAACCAGCTCAAGCGGTCAATCCCGGGTGTATCGCAGAAGATGCTGACGCAGACGCTTCGCGCGCTTGAACGCGACGGGATCGTTGATCGGGAGGTATTTGCGACTGTTCCGGTGACGGTGGTTTACAGTCTGACCGACTTAGGTCGAACGTTGTCTGAACCGCTTCAGCTCGTTAGAGAATGTGTTGAGTCACATCGCGATGCGGTAGTTTCCGCTCGGATGGCCTTTGATGAAAAGTTGGCAGAGCAATAG
- a CDS encoding relaxase domain-containing protein produces MNLLHSQVLISNKVQAEDGSWKALDGRPVFAHHQAISARYDVAL; encoded by the coding sequence ATAAACCTCCTGCACTCCCAAGTCCTGATTTCGAACAAGGTTCAGGCTGAGGATGGCTCGTGGAAAGCACTCGACGGCCGGCCTGTTTTCGCCCACCATCAGGCAATCAGCGCCCGCTATGACGTCGCACTCTAG
- a CDS encoding helix-turn-helix domain-containing protein: MAGDAIMTTTIPKNQSVMLTNEERLSITHFLDVIGGDATSLVGPRGDEMPDELKKLLKTILDAVQSGQSISISTLPKEITTTAAASMLNVSRPTVMKYIRSGRLNARKVGSHHRLNSQEVLDLLEARKQEQRKAVFDLIDLEESFD, translated from the coding sequence ATGGCAGGAGATGCAATCATGACTACCACAATTCCCAAGAACCAATCTGTCATGCTCACAAACGAGGAGCGTTTGTCCATCACGCATTTCTTGGATGTTATCGGAGGCGATGCAACATCATTGGTGGGCCCCCGAGGCGACGAAATGCCGGATGAACTCAAGAAGCTCCTTAAAACAATCCTGGATGCAGTTCAAAGTGGACAATCAATCTCGATCTCCACGCTGCCTAAAGAAATTACAACAACAGCTGCGGCTTCAATGCTGAATGTATCACGTCCGACTGTGATGAAATACATTAGAAGTGGACGACTCAACGCGCGAAAAGTCGGGTCACACCACCGACTCAATTCTCAGGAAGTACTCGACCTGCTTGAGGCGAGAAAGCAAGAGCAGCGAAAAGCCGTATTTGACTTGATTGATTTGGAAGAGTCATTCGATTAA
- a CDS encoding nuclear transport factor 2 family protein, whose protein sequence is MSENVELDQELVQTVTKLIDDGCNFRVEELQDAYARDLQTVMIQPKNQTVRFDYDQNMAFFKAGREKGSKPIKTDVEIVVADVHDGLGFVVGTRTMEPGGGRFKSVFNLMLRKNEEGKWQVFREQAIIARK, encoded by the coding sequence ATGAGCGAAAACGTAGAGCTAGACCAAGAGCTGGTGCAGACGGTAACAAAGCTGATCGACGATGGCTGCAACTTCCGTGTGGAAGAGCTCCAAGACGCTTACGCGCGCGACCTGCAAACCGTAATGATTCAGCCGAAGAATCAAACCGTGCGTTTTGATTATGATCAAAACATGGCCTTTTTCAAGGCTGGTCGTGAAAAAGGCAGCAAGCCGATCAAAACCGATGTGGAAATCGTTGTGGCAGACGTGCACGACGGCCTCGGCTTTGTGGTTGGTACGCGCACAATGGAACCCGGCGGTGGTCGATTCAAGAGCGTATTTAACCTTATGCTGCGCAAAAATGAAGAAGGCAAATGGCAGGTATTCCGCGAACAGGCCATTATCGCGCGCAAGTAA
- a CDS encoding DDE-type integrase/transposase/recombinase — protein sequence MRGGRKLSPEQQADFDEFVKLEDHILELLAAAGYTQNAALKLLGLAKTTLYYRRHPRPKKPPQHPKAAPPKTISAPERQRIAALLRDGREQGLSVYKIFFSHVDSEEPLLGSLRTFYRVNNEIKTVPAPLRHGAPRAPQPPRIVTATRPGEVLCWDITWLPGSFMTKGFHLYTVLDLHSRKIVGHTVQLRQDKHIATDLIAQVIAAEQLNHAKVRVLHTDNGAVMTSTQMRQMLDANGVELSLIRPGVSNDNPFEESSHRTLKHHRYALTSYPNIKAAANTMASIIDAYNNHDPHSGLAGFTPQQVYTGEWKPLLKHRKAKEEIYYNTYPQRRPPRSMFQPPPATVGIKIGTPPPTPQNQVQ from the coding sequence ATGCGTGGTGGCCGGAAACTTTCCCCAGAGCAGCAAGCCGATTTCGATGAGTTCGTTAAGCTTGAAGACCATATTTTAGAGTTGCTTGCGGCGGCTGGCTATACCCAAAACGCGGCATTGAAGCTGCTTGGGCTTGCGAAAACAACCCTGTATTACCGGCGGCATCCGCGGCCGAAGAAACCACCACAACACCCAAAGGCCGCGCCGCCGAAAACGATTAGCGCCCCGGAGCGTCAACGTATCGCCGCATTGCTTCGCGACGGTCGTGAGCAGGGATTATCGGTCTATAAAATCTTTTTCAGCCATGTCGATTCCGAGGAGCCCTTGCTCGGCTCATTGCGGACGTTTTACCGCGTGAACAATGAAATCAAAACGGTGCCAGCACCGCTGCGCCACGGCGCGCCACGGGCGCCGCAACCACCACGAATAGTGACCGCGACACGGCCCGGCGAAGTCCTGTGCTGGGATATCACCTGGCTCCCCGGATCCTTTATGACCAAGGGATTTCACCTCTACACCGTGCTGGACTTGCACTCCCGTAAAATCGTCGGCCACACCGTACAACTGCGCCAAGACAAACACATCGCCACCGACCTCATCGCCCAAGTCATCGCCGCCGAGCAGCTCAACCACGCCAAGGTCCGAGTCCTGCACACCGACAACGGTGCTGTCATGACCTCCACCCAAATGCGCCAAATGCTCGACGCCAACGGCGTAGAACTCTCACTCATCCGCCCCGGMGTATCCAACGACAACCCTTTCGAAGAATCCTCCCACCGCACACTCAAACACCACCGCTACGCCTTAACCAGCTACCCCAATATCAAGGCCGCCGCCAACACCATGGCCTCCATCATCGACGCCTACAACAACCACGACCCACACAGCGGCCTCGCCGGATTCACCCCACAACAGGTCTACACCGGCGAATGGAAACCACTACTCAAACACCGCAAAGCAAAGGAAGAAATCTACTACAACACCTACCCCCAACGACGCCCACCACGATCCATGTTCCAACCACCACCAGCCACCGTCGGCATCAAAATCGGAACACCACCACCAACCCCACAAAACCAAGTACAATAA
- a CDS encoding transposase, with amino-acid sequence MSVQIPPVDPDRTFTAEQRREIVLAHAETKHGLKGEFLRAAGVTPRQLYLWRRQLAAGTLDIGLTPRENIPMSDENIVEFSRLTQRNQELEALNAELGAERAKLETERAKWETARAKWETRHAKLEARIAELEKVVADKDAATTAHAKAVEAMGKAIAAMQKYTDR; translated from the coding sequence ATGTCTGTACAGATCCCTCCGGTAGATCCGGACCGGACGTTTACTGCGGAGCAGCGCCGGGAGATCGTGTTGGCCCATGCGGAGACCAAGCATGGTCTGAAGGGAGAGTTCCTCCGGGCGGCCGGGGTGACGCCGCGGCAGTTGTATTTGTGGCGGCGGCAGCTTGCGGCGGGCACGCTCGACATCGGGTTAACACCGCGAGAAAATATTCCTATGAGTGATGAAAATATCGTGGAGTTTTCTCGGCTGACACAGCGCAATCAGGAGTTGGAGGCGCTTAACGCCGAGCTGGGGGCGGAGCGTGCGAAGCTGGAGACCGAGCGCGCGAAGTGGGAGACTGCGCGCGCGAAGTGGGAAACACGTCACGCCAAATTGGAGGCGCGGATCGCTGAATTGGAAAAGGTGGTTGCGGATAAGGATGCTGCCACCACTGCGCATGCCAAGGCGGTGGAGGCGATGGGAAAAGCTATCGCCGCCATGCAAAAATATACCGATCGTTGA
- a CDS encoding T6SS immunity protein Tdi1 domain-containing protein — MPVWEKFTTVAEIAPETIEHYRELVPPLIVQAYTEHGTGFIGNGLLRLVDPAYASEHLREIAHVGDHVVPILTTAFGDVIYWVEPFFFLASYRWGVVDILAYKDDNFVQLVTKQDFINNVLSGKLYEQAVQRFGGAPDLNTCYAHVPLLGLGGREDVTMLDPCDMWIHLQLILQTCGYPREVWREETRHD; from the coding sequence ATGCCCGTATGGGAAAAGTTCACCACCGTAGCCGAAATCGCACCGGAAACAATTGAACACTACCGCGAGCTGGTGCCGCCGCTCATCGTGCAGGCGTATACAGAGCACGGCACCGGTTTCATCGGCAACGGTCTACTGCGGCTTGTCGACCCCGCCTACGCCAGCGAACACCTCCGTGAAATCGCCCACGTTGGCGATCATGTGGTACCTATTCTCACCACCGCATTTGGCGACGTAATCTACTGGGTGGAGCCATTCTTTTTCCTCGCTTCCTACCGGTGGGGCGTGGTGGATATCCTCGCATATAAAGACGATAATTTTGTGCAATTGGTGACAAAGCAGGACTTCATCAACAACGTTCTTTCCGGGAAACTTTACGAACAAGCTGTGCAGCGCTTCGGCGGCGCGCCGGACCTGAACACCTGCTACGCGCACGTGCCGCTGCTCGGGCTCGGCGGGCGCGAGGACGTCACCATGCTGGATCCCTGCGATATGTGGATCCACCTGCAACTAATCCTGCAAACCTGTGGCTACCCGCGCGAGGTGTGGCGCGAGGAGACCCGACACGATTAG
- a CDS encoding HAD family hydrolase, which yields MRHIIWDMGGTLINTYPEVDGVLCEAAFGDTEPEHLRYVKTLTRHSIGHAIETLSAECNVDPQTLEDAHSRLKERWRTHPAPVMDGAREVMARISELGGLNLVATHRDRTSASDLLNAHNLVMDDMVCAPDGLERKPSPAMNLLLAERHGIKPAEILCVGDRPIDVVAARAAGMTAALLVRPGTSVTLPDDAPGALVVASLRDLLTLLA from the coding sequence ATGCGTCACATAATTTGGGATATGGGCGGAACCCTCATCAACACCTACCCTGAGGTTGACGGCGTCCTGTGCGAAGCTGCGTTCGGTGATACCGAGCCCGAGCACCTGCGTTACGTGAAAACCTTGACCCGCCACTCAATCGGACATGCTATCGAAACATTGTCTGCCGAATGTAATGTCGATCCGCAAACGCTGGAGGACGCGCACTCGCGACTTAAGGAACGTTGGCGGACGCACCCCGCGCCGGTCATGGATGGGGCCCGCGAAGTAATGGCACGTATTAGCGAACTCGGCGGGCTTAACTTGGTGGCCACGCACCGCGACCGCACCAGCGCATCAGACCTGCTGAACGCGCACAACCTCGTCATGGATGACATGGTGTGCGCGCCCGACGGGTTGGAGCGCAAGCCGAGTCCAGCCATGAATCTGCTGCTAGCGGAGCGTCACGGCATTAAACCGGCGGAAATTCTGTGCGTCGGCGACCGGCCCATCGACGTCGTCGCCGCGCGCGCAGCGGGCATGACAGCGGCACTTCTGGTACGCCCCGGCACCTCCGTCACCCTGCCTGACGACGCCCCCGGCGCCCTCGTTGTCGCAAGTTTGCGCGACTTACTGACCCTCCTCGCCTAA
- a CDS encoding Tat pathway signal sequence, producing the protein MGRSKQFITLIAFAAAVILVLGTTVFLTTKDNSNPKHIAVPTSETTPEATANSTARHAEPPAPMRGVTLDSIEHLDTAVQLLESSPEQLTVRLVMDPGESLATYDRAIDALDPHVYVMAQILDSEEMSKFSEQDIRKRTQEAIDTIGDKVDVWEVGNELNGAWVGSSPAEINSKAVAAYEVIKQAGGNTAITLNYWSSHDCYSHDWEATLPYAQRMPESLRNADYVFLSIYETACNPPQRPSVADIAKTLNSLGEIFPNARLGIGETGVQNTSDGMPSDGTLAQKEELANYYYGMQSELESEVGERYVGGYFWWYFHNDAVQPAAEQKTESLWPTIQRLTANL; encoded by the coding sequence ATGGGTAGGTCCAAGCAATTCATCACACTCATCGCGTTTGCAGCTGCCGTTATCCTCGTTTTGGGAACCACCGTGTTCCTCACAACCAAAGACAATTCCAACCCAAAACACATCGCCGTGCCCACGTCCGAAACCACACCGGAGGCCACGGCGAATTCCACCGCGCGACACGCCGAGCCCCCGGCCCCAATGCGCGGCGTGACATTGGATTCCATTGAGCACTTGGATACCGCCGTACAACTTTTGGAATCCAGCCCAGAGCAACTCACGGTGCGGCTGGTCATGGACCCTGGCGAGAGCCTGGCCACCTACGATCGCGCAATCGACGCCTTGGATCCGCACGTGTATGTGATGGCGCAGATCCTTGATTCGGAGGAAATGTCCAAGTTCAGCGAGCAAGATATCCGAAAACGCACCCAAGAAGCCATCGACACTATCGGCGATAAGGTCGACGTATGGGAAGTTGGCAACGAGCTAAACGGCGCCTGGGTGGGATCTTCCCCCGCAGAGATTAATTCAAAGGCAGTTGCGGCATACGAGGTAATCAAACAAGCAGGCGGCAACACCGCAATAACCTTGAACTATTGGTCCTCGCACGATTGCTATTCCCACGATTGGGAGGCCACCCTACCCTACGCGCAACGCATGCCCGAAAGCCTGCGCAATGCGGATTACGTCTTCCTATCCATTTACGAAACCGCATGCAATCCGCCGCAGCGTCCCAGCGTTGCGGATATTGCGAAAACGCTGAATTCGCTCGGTGAGATTTTCCCGAACGCACGCCTCGGAATCGGTGAAACGGGGGTGCAAAACACCAGCGATGGCATGCCTAGCGACGGCACATTGGCCCAAAAAGAAGAGCTTGCGAATTACTACTACGGCATGCAATCCGAACTGGAGTCCGAAGTCGGCGAACGCTACGTAGGTGGCTATTTCTGGTGGTATTTCCATAACGATGCCGTGCAACCTGCTGCCGAACAAAAAACCGAATCATTATGGCCAACCATCCAGCGGCTCACAGCAAACCTGTAG
- a CDS encoding YdcF family protein: protein MKSFVVVFAGLLVWGEAISWWVSRRKLGAPDQGPEVVIVLGYRNANPHRANALNRWRVRAALRSVTVAPEEAWIVFCGGDTVGTGVSEAELMARYAVKELGYRGRCTLEGRSMTTWENVQNAVPLIARAGQIKFVSSPHHALKARMYLRRIHPELSKRVVRARDYRFGEWPLCKLFFAIYGTWDIWRMQRNVRLGVYADTPPHQNLSVYFPGK, encoded by the coding sequence ATGAAATCGTTCGTTGTTGTGTTTGCCGGCCTGCTTGTGTGGGGCGAGGCGATCAGTTGGTGGGTTTCGCGGAGGAAACTGGGTGCCCCTGATCAGGGGCCCGAGGTGGTTATTGTGCTCGGGTACCGCAACGCAAATCCGCATCGGGCGAACGCGTTAAACCGGTGGCGTGTGCGCGCCGCGCTGCGTTCCGTCACGGTTGCCCCCGAGGAAGCTTGGATCGTTTTTTGCGGCGGCGATACCGTGGGCACCGGTGTTTCCGAGGCGGAGTTGATGGCGCGCTATGCGGTCAAAGAACTTGGGTACCGTGGCCGCTGCACGCTGGAAGGGCGGTCCATGACCACCTGGGAAAATGTGCAAAACGCCGTACCGTTGATCGCACGGGCTGGGCAGATAAAGTTTGTGTCCAGCCCGCACCACGCATTGAAGGCGCGAATGTATTTGCGAAGAATCCATCCTGAACTCAGCAAGAGGGTCGTCCGGGCCCGCGACTATCGTTTTGGCGAATGGCCGCTGTGCAAATTGTTTTTCGCCATCTATGGCACTTGGGATATTTGGCGCATGCAGCGCAATGTTCGCTTAGGTGTCTACGCCGATACCCCGCCCCACCAAAACCTCTCGGTATATTTTCCGGGTAAGTAA
- a CDS encoding putative quinol monooxygenase: MGGPQVRRNVTLQGKLVCSNEAEAAVVRRHLPQHVFLTRQEPGCLSFEVEASENPLVFNVAERFVDRAAFQAHQARVAASEWGRATAGIERDYVISEECDGDTTRQ; this comes from the coding sequence TTGGGAGGTCCGCAGGTGCGCCGCAACGTCACATTACAAGGCAAGCTTGTTTGTTCTAATGAAGCCGAGGCTGCCGTGGTGCGCCGCCACCTGCCGCAGCATGTGTTCCTGACCCGCCAAGAGCCAGGCTGTTTATCTTTTGAGGTCGAGGCTTCGGAGAATCCGCTGGTGTTTAATGTTGCGGAGCGTTTTGTGGATCGCGCCGCGTTTCAGGCGCATCAGGCGCGGGTGGCGGCCAGCGAATGGGGCAGGGCTACCGCGGGGATCGAACGTGATTACGTTATTTCGGAGGAGTGTGACGGCGACACGACTCGCCAATAG
- a CDS encoding adenylate/guanylate cyclase domain-containing protein: MEPEFKAHNFVHGAERIRTILDQTELEYPTLDSLPTPSALTFYKGVAATAAVLFVDIRSSQDLPLLMDSSSVAKLYSAFMGEMVSVCAGECHCQDVNVVGDKMWAVFRTPLREDIDRVFYCARVAHSMVIILNRELQYRELSPIEVGFGLAWGDICMNRPLALSPSNGGAVYSGEVINRAATLASQASLTHADHPLLVDEAVYQNLDSVNQQWLTWNERSECWHGNVVDEYINAWTLANYD; encoded by the coding sequence ATGGAACCTGAATTTAAAGCGCATAATTTTGTGCACGGTGCGGAGCGGATAAGAACCATTTTGGATCAAACTGAATTGGAATATCCCACGTTAGATTCCTTGCCGACGCCCAGCGCATTGACGTTTTATAAGGGCGTCGCCGCCACTGCAGCTGTGCTGTTTGTGGATATTCGGAGTTCGCAGGATTTGCCCTTGCTGATGGATTCTTCATCGGTGGCAAAACTGTATAGCGCTTTTATGGGTGAAATGGTGTCGGTGTGTGCGGGGGAGTGCCATTGTCAGGACGTAAATGTGGTGGGGGATAAAATGTGGGCGGTATTTCGGACGCCGCTGCGCGAGGATATTGATCGCGTATTCTATTGCGCGCGAGTGGCGCATTCCATGGTTATAATTTTGAATCGGGAATTGCAATATCGGGAGTTGTCGCCGATCGAGGTGGGTTTCGGTTTGGCCTGGGGCGATATTTGCATGAATCGCCCGTTGGCTTTGTCGCCAAGCAATGGCGGTGCTGTGTACAGCGGTGAGGTGATCAACCGCGCCGCTACATTGGCGTCGCAAGCCTCGTTGACGCACGCGGATCACCCGCTGCTGGTGGATGAGGCGGTGTATCAGAACCTCGACTCGGTCAATCAGCAATGGCTAACTTGGAACGAACGTTCGGAGTGCTGGCATGGCAATGTCGTCGACGAATATATAAATGCTTGGACACTCGCCAATTATGATTAA
- a CDS encoding arsenic resistance protein yields MVELWLERYQVSLYLFAIFLGALVGYLLPGRLFEGWIYVALMLLLYATFLAVPFQRIHQAFADVRFMVTLIALNFLAVPGVVFVLTRQLVDDQALLIGVMLVLLTPCVDYVIVFTRLARGSWSRILAATPILMLLQIVFLPVYLTLFGSAKIIDTIQWGPFVEAFLLLIVIPLGLSILTQVTDDNELSCTVKRWMEALMVPLMMVVLFLVVASQFGAAFANLQSLLRVVPIYIAFLVLMPILASIAGKASAQAAPERRALAFSSSTRNSLVVLPLALALPDSLAFAALVGGHANACGARRHGGIRALVPPCDRGSRRAPQRLA; encoded by the coding sequence ATGGTGGAGTTGTGGCTGGAACGGTACCAAGTATCGCTGTATTTGTTTGCAATATTTCTCGGTGCGCTCGTCGGCTATCTGCTGCCCGGCAGGCTCTTCGAAGGCTGGATCTATGTGGCGCTCATGCTCTTGTTATACGCCACCTTCCTCGCGGTCCCGTTTCAGCGGATCCACCAGGCCTTTGCGGACGTCCGCTTTATGGTCACCCTGATCGCCTTGAACTTCCTCGCGGTCCCGGGCGTGGTGTTTGTGCTGACCCGCCAATTGGTGGATGACCAGGCTTTATTAATCGGCGTGATGCTGGTGCTGCTCACCCCGTGCGTGGATTATGTGATCGTGTTTACCCGCCTGGCCCGCGGTAGTTGGAGCAGAATTCTTGCGGCGACGCCGATATTAATGCTGCTGCAGATTGTGTTCCTGCCGGTGTATTTAACCTTATTTGGTAGCGCAAAGATCATTGATACGATCCAGTGGGGCCCGTTCGTGGAGGCGTTTTTGCTGCTGATCGTCATCCCGCTCGGGCTTTCGATCCTCACCCAGGTGACCGATGATAACGAGCTTTCGTGCACCGTAAAACGTTGGATGGAAGCGCTGATGGTGCCGCTCATGATGGTGGTGCTGTTCCTGGTGGTCGCTTCCCAATTCGGCGCCGCCTTTGCCAACCTGCAATCCTTGTTGCGCGTGGTGCCCATCTATATTGCGTTTCTGGTGCTGATGCCCATCCTGGCCAGCATCGCGGGTAAAGCCTCCGCGCAGGCCGCTCCCGAGCGTCGCGCGTTGGCGTTTTCCAGTTCTACCCGCAATTCGCTGGTGGTGCTGCCGCTGGCCCTAGCGCTGCCGGATTCCCTAGCATTTGCTGCCCTGGTGGGTGGTCACGCAAACGCTTGTGGAGCTCGTCGGCATGGTGGTATTCGTGCGCTTGTTCCCCCGTGTGATCGTGGATCGCGCCGCGCCCCGCAACGCTTAGCTTGA
- the zupT gene encoding zinc transporter ZupT, which produces MPAGFWFALSLTLLAGLSTGIGGIVSVLRRTPGDAFLAGSLGFSAGVMLYVSLVEILPEGMSAAGAPAGVLAFFLGIALIAVIDRLVPEPVNPHEPAQITQHHGPHANPPQRRNLMRMGIMTAVAIAIHNFPEGFATFVAALEDATIAVPIAVAIAIHNIPEGIAVAVPLRQATGSRGQALLWTFLSGLAEPLGALVGFALLMPWLSSTTMGIVLAAVAGIMVFVSLDELLPTAQATGRHHTAVYGVVAGMAVMALSLLLLAG; this is translated from the coding sequence ATGCCCGCAGGTTTTTGGTTTGCGCTTTCGCTGACGTTGCTCGCTGGCCTTTCCACAGGTATCGGTGGGATCGTGAGCGTGCTGCGCCGCACCCCCGGCGATGCGTTCCTCGCCGGTTCGCTCGGGTTTTCGGCGGGCGTGATGCTCTATGTTTCGTTGGTGGAGATCCTTCCCGAGGGCATGTCCGCGGCAGGCGCCCCCGCCGGGGTGCTGGCGTTTTTCCTGGGTATCGCGCTGATCGCGGTCATCGATCGGCTGGTTCCGGAGCCCGTAAACCCGCACGAACCCGCGCAAATCACGCAGCATCATGGCCCGCACGCCAACCCACCGCAGCGTCGAAATTTGATGCGAATGGGCATTATGACGGCCGTTGCCATCGCGATCCATAATTTCCCGGAAGGCTTCGCCACCTTCGTCGCGGCCTTGGAGGATGCCACGATCGCAGTGCCGATCGCCGTGGCCATTGCCATTCACAATATCCCCGAGGGCATCGCCGTGGCCGTGCCGCTGCGCCAGGCCACGGGTTCGCGCGGGCAGGCGTTGCTGTGGACGTTCCTTTCTGGATTGGCGGAACCGCTGGGCGCTCTCGTCGGTTTTGCGCTCCTTATGCCATGGCTTAGTTCGACCACAATGGGAATTGTATTGGCGGCGGTCGCGGGCATTATGGTCTTTGTTTCTCTTGATGAATTATTGCCTACCGCGCAAGCCACCGGACGCCACCATACTGCGGTGTATGGGGTGGTTGCGGGGATGGCGGTTATGGCGCTGAGTTTGTTGCTGCTCGCGGGCTAA